The window GAACTCGGTCGCCTTGCGCTCGGAATCGCGGACTTTCTTTTCCAGGGTTTCGAGACCGCCGTCGATGGCACGCGCCGCGGCAGCATTCGCCTCGGCGCGATAGTTGCGCTGATCGGCGAGATAGGCGTTGACCACGGCCTCGGCGATGCGCGTAGACTTTTCGCGGCTCTTCGATTGCACCGTGAAGTCGATGATGAAGCTCCGCTCGATGCGGATGGCAGTCACCTGCTTGCGCAGCTTCTGCAGGACCGTGAGCACCGGGTCCTCATCCGGCGAAGCGGCGACCGGCAGCAGGGCGCGCAGTTGCCCGATGAAGGATTGGCCGTCGCCGATGAATTCCGGATCTCGCTCCAGTCCGACCTGGACGATCGCCTTTCGCAAGACATTGTCCGAGATCAGCACCTCGACCTGGCTCTCGACGATGGCGAGACCATTGTCGGTCGCAAGCTGCCGCGGCATCACCTCGGAGCCGAGCATCTGCAGGTCGCGCGGATCGACGAGCAGCTGAGCACGTGCCGCGTAGCTCTGCGGCAGCAGCTCGCCGACGACGACGAGGCCGAAGGCGCCCAACAGGCCCGCGCCCAGCACGAGCAGCTTTCTACGCCATAGGGCATCCACGACCTCGGCGACGCTCCCGCCACGCCAAGCGCGACTTTCATCGTGCCAGGGGTCGCTATCCGCCCACGCTTTAGAACGGTCCATTCCCCCTCCAACCGAATGCTCGCGCGGCGACGCAAAAGGCCTTTGCCGCGTGCGCGGAGCGACATGCTTGATAGCGTGTGAATAGGAAGCGCCGGATTCTATCCAAACTTATGGTTTCGGCCGTTCACATCGCTTCGGACATGCGGCGGAAACGCGATCACGGCGGGTGATCACTCGACGTACTTCCATTTAACGTTAAAAGCCGTTCAGAGACGTTGTGCTTCCAACGCGTCCTATATTCCCGGCCTGGACTGCGAAGCATCGTGGTCGGGGGGACATGACCACAATCGAGAGCAACCGGCGTTTCCGTACTGCAGCGCTGCCTGCACACTCGGTCGTCTTTACCATACTGGCCCTGCTCGCCGACGTTCTCGTCATTTGCGGCGCCGCGGTCGTATCCGGCATCGCCTATCATATGTTCACCTACGGGGCCGTCGGCGCACCGGGGCGCTACGTCATCGTCGGCGTCAGCGCCGGCCTGATCTTCGTGCTGCCGTTCCTGATCCGCGGCGACTACGGCGTGAGGGCCTACAGCGCGTCGGAGCCAAGCCACGGCCGCATCTTCTTCGTCTGGGTCTACGCCTTCCTCTGCCTCGGCATCATCGGCTTCCTCACCAAGACGACGCACATCTACTCGCGCGGCTGGCTGCTCATCTTTTTTGTCGTGGGACTTCTGTCGCTAATTGCCCTCAACGCAATCCTCGAGCGCGTTACGACCATGCTGATCGAGTCCGGCCGCATCGTCGGCCGGCGCATGATGCTCATCGGAACCCCGCGCGAGATCCGCGAATGCACCGAGCAGATCGTGCAGCGCCACGCGAACATGAACCTGCTGGCAACAGAGATTCTCCCGGGCGACCTCGTGGCCCAAGTGGACGCGGAGTCGCTGCAGCGGATGATTACCGAGGCCACGGTGCGTGCCCGGTCACTCAGCGTCGACGACGTCGTCATTGCCATCCCCTGGCAACGTGACGACATCATTCAGTCGATCGTCCAACAGTTTGCCGATCTGCCGGTCTCGGTGCACATCGGCTGCACGCGCATCTTGCGCGCCGCGCCGAACCTGCACATCTCGCAGTTTTCGCACCTGAAGACGATCACCTTGGTCTCGGCGCCGCTGGGACCCTTGCAGCTGCTCATCAAGCGCGGCATCGACGTGGGCATCGCCGGCACCGCGCTGGTTCTGCTCGCGCCGCTATTCCTCGCTATTGGCGTCCTGATCAAGCGGTCGAGCCCGGGTCCGGTATTCTTCCGTCAGCGGCGCGGCGGCTACAATCTTGCCGAGTTCCGCATCTGGAAGTTCCGCACGATGTCGACGCTCGACGACGGCGAGCACATCGTCCAGGCAAAACGCGACGATGCGCGCGTCACCCCCATCGGCAGATTTCTCCGGCGATACAATTTCGACGAGCTGCCGCAGCTCATCAACGTTCTGCAGGGCGAGATGTCGATCGTCGGGCCGCGACCGCACGCGCTGGCGCACGACAAGGAGGCGACGCGCAAGATCGAAGCCTACTCTCGCCGCTTGAACGTGCGGCCCGGGATTACCGGCTGGGCGCAGGTGAACGGCTTCCGTGGACCGACTTTGACCGTGGACCTGATGCAGGCCCGCCTCGAGCACGACCTCTACTACATCGAGAACTGGTCGTTGGGCTTCGACCTTTACATCCTCTTCCTGACTTTGTTCTCGCCCCGCGCCTACGCCAACAGCTTCTAGCGGAGAAGGCGCGCAGTGCTGAGCGAACCCGGTTTGGTGACGCATGAACCGGTTCCGCCGCCGGTTACGGTCGGCGGGCTGCCGATCCGGCCAATGACGCGCAGCGCCTGGGCGCGACTGATGGTGAGTACGTGCCTGGCCGCGCGCGCGACCCCTGCGGCTCGCAGCTTTGCTGTGTTCTCCGCCAATGGCCAGGTTCTCGCCCTCAGCCATCGCGACAGGTCGTATCGCGCCCTGCTGGAGCAGGCCGATGCGCTCGATGCCGACGGCCAGCCGCTGGTCATCATCAGCCAGCTCCTGCTCGCTACGCCGCTGCCGGAGCGCGCGGCAACGACGGACCTGTTCCACGATGCGGCGCGCGCGGCGTGCGTCCACGGGCTGCGCTTCTACTTCCTCGGCGCGACTGCGGAGAATATCGAGATCGCCGTCGCCGCCATTTCGCGCCAGTACCCGGCGCTGCAGATCGCAGGCTGGCGCAACGGCTATTTCCGCGAGGCGGATGAGGCCGCCATTTGCGCGGCGATCGTTGCCGCCTCGACCGACGTCCTGTGGGTAGGGCTCGGTGTGCCGCATCAGGAGGCCTTCGTCGTCCGCAACCGCGAGCGGCTGCGCGGCGTCGGCTGGATCAAGACGTGCGGCGGTCTATTCGACTACTTTCAGCCGACGAGCCGCCGCGCGCCGCGATGGATGCAAAAGGCCGGCATCGAGTGGCTGTTCAGGGTCGCGCGCGAGCCGCGAAAATATTTGTGGCGCTATGCGACAACGAACGGGACGGCGCTCTGGCTGCTGCTCATGCGCACCCGCTGAGCCCATTGCCTCGGCCCGGGCGCGAATCACGCACTCAACATGTCGAGTGGCTCAACCGTTTGCCCACGCATATATCGTACGGCGATATTGTGTTGCCGGCCGAGCACGCGGAGGTGGTGAACAGACGTCGAGCCCTTCCGCGGCACTCCGCGTACTGATAGCTAGAGGTGGGGGTTTCTGAGTCATGACGGAAGCCTCACCCTTGGCCCGGATGGCGTGCCAATCGCCGTCCGGGCGTCGTCCCTTAGGGAACGACGCGCTCAGCGCCGGTCGATGGCGTGCAGAGCGAGCAGTTTCATCCGGTCCGGGTCGCGCTCGCCGGCGGCGGCCGCCTTCAAAATCCTCAGCACGAGTTTCGGCCGCATCTCCTCGCCGCTGCGGGACACCACATTCATCATCTGCAGCTCATGCCAGGCTGCGGCATACGCCTCGAACATCGAGGCAAGCGTTGCCGCATCGTACGGCGCGTCGGCGAACAAGTCCGCCGCGTTTCCCGTGCTCGTCTCGTCGCTCATCGCTATCCACCTGCGCGGGATCATGCTCAAAAATGCGTCAGATCCCGCGAGGACAGACGCTTACGACGAATTTACATTGGCGGAACCGCCGGGACCGAGTGATATGTCACGTTCGAGATGCGAGCCGGGTTGTAGGGATGCGCCAGGCCCAACAGGAACAGCACCGCAATCATCACGATCAGGAAGACCACGGTAATCGCCAAATCGGCATCGGGTCTGTCGTCATGACGAGGCATGCGTTCCTCCTCCGCATGAGGCGTGCCCCATCCCCGATATCGTATCGTTCAACGATATAGTTCAAGACCCTGACGGATCTCTATGGCAAAAATTCGTAAGGCGCCCGGCAGTGCACGCACCGCAGCAAAGCTCAAGAGAGTCGCCGCCGGCCTGCCAAAGGCAAACTACGTAGCGCTATCCGACTTCCGGTTCGCTCTCAGAAGGTTCCTCGCCTTTAGCGAATCCGCGGCCAAGCAAGCCGGCCTCACGCCGCAGCAGCACCAAGCCCTACTGACCATCAAAGGCGCGCAAGACGCCGAGAGTGTCAGCATCCGCCTGCTCGCGGAGCGGCTGTTGATCAATCACAACACCGCGGTCGAACTCGTCGACCGGCTTGTCGCCGCGGGGCTTGTCGAGCGTTCGCGCGATGCGGAGGATCGCCGCCGGGCGCGGCTCGAGCTTACCGCCATCGCCGAACGGCGCCTGCAGTCGCTCTCCGCGGCGCATCTCAAGGAGCTACAGACCGTGCGGCCGGCTCTGATGAACCTGCTGAAGCAGTTGGATTGAGCGTCGCTCGCAGCCGGAGCCCCTACTTCTCGGCGCCATCCTGCGCCTTCTCGGGCGGCAATCCGAGCTTGCCTTCCAGCGCTTTGATCTCTTCGCGCAGCTTCTCTGCCTGCTGGTTGCGGCGGACCATCTGCATCTGGATCTTGCCGATGGCCATCGCCAGGTTGGTGCGCGAGGTTGAATCCTCGGTGCCGCCGGTCTCGTACTGCTTGTCGAAGATCCGCTGCTGATCGGCCTTGTTTTCCTCGCTCAGCTGCCGCAGCCGCTCGCGCGCCTGGGCGAGCGCGACGATGTTGCCCGTCTGCTCGGTGTCGGACTTCTTCTTCACCTCGTCCTCGAGCGTGCGCAGCCGGCTCTGCATCTCGGGATCGCCACTGTCGGTCGTAGAGCGACTGGCGGCGGCGGCCGCTGTCTGCTTGAAGAAGAACTCGCCGGTCAGCGCCGAGTGATCCCACGGCACCTGCTTGCCGCCCGTCGCCGCGAGCACGTCCTTGCGCACGTCGATCATGACCGACGTCAAGTTGTGATTGGATTCCTTGATGTACTTCGACAGTGCCGCGGTGAAGGGAGAGTTGCGCCCCGCGCCGTCGACGGCGACGTTCCCCGGCTGCGTCGAATAGGCGATGAACGTGCCGACGCCGGTCTCCGCCTGCGCGAGACCCTTGCCGATGCTCGCCGAGCGCGTCCCCATCGAGCGCGCCAGATTGCCGGAAAACGGGTTGTCGCGGCAGGCGTCGAGGAAGACGATGTTGGTCTTGTCGGCGCGGCCGAGCTCCATCTGCTTCAGGATGAAATCGAGGCTCACCGCGTCGAAGTCGAGCTCGCGCTCGCTTTGCAGCTTGGCGTCGACCGGAATTAGAAAATTGCGGCCGCCGACCTGCAGTCCATGACCCGCGTAGAAGAGGACGGCGACGTCGGCCGTTTCGAGCAGCTGCGTGAAGCTGCGAATGCGCGAGTCGAAGTCGCGCTTGTCGACGTCGACGCCGAGGACGACATCGAAGCCCGAGGCCTTCAGCGCCGCTGCGATGTCGTTGGCGTCGTTGACGGGGTTGGGAAGCGGCGACACTTCCTTGTAGGTCGAGTTGCCGACGACGAGCGCCACTCGTTTTTCGGCAGCCGCCGGCAGGACGAGCAGAACACAGGAGGCGATGAGGGCAAGCAGGATGCGGTCACAGGACATGGTGTCAGCGTCTCTCGTCGATGAACTCAGCGCCGCCTGCAATACCGGGGCGGCGCGCACCAGTCATCACCGGAGCATGACAACTTTGCGGCTTGCCGATGCGGGACTTTGCTGACCGACGCCCGTTCCCGGCGCCGATGCGCGTGACCGGCGTTTATATAAAATGATGTTATTTCAATAAGTTATTGCTGCGCCAAACATTCGAGCACACCTGCGCCGAAGCCGAACGCGTGTATCCTTAGGAACATCGCGGTCGATCGCGTGTGCCCATAGTGGGCGGCTTGAAGTCAAAAAAGAAGGCTTTCAGGCACCTCAGATGACCCACGTTGCTGCTTCCGTTTTCCAGCGCATTCGTCGCTGCGGTTTCATTGCGCTCTCTTTCTTTCTCGTCGCCAGCCCCTCCTTCGCCGAGGGTCCCATCGTCCAGCGCGGCGACGCGGCGGTAACCGGCTTCTCCGGCGCCAAGGCGCTGCCGAACGTGCCCGACGGCGTTTCGCCGACCGACATGACATTCATCGACACCGGCGGCGCGGTGCTGCGGGTCTTCGATCTGACGCGCCTGGGCGGACCGCCGAACGGCGCCCTCGTCAACGCGCCCTCCACCTTCGAAGTCAACGCAGGCCAGATCGGCCAGGTATTCGGCGTGGCGCTCGACAGCGAGACGGCCAACCGCTCGCCCAACGTATACGTGAGCGCGACCTCGCTGTTCGGATTGCAGATCATCGCCAAGGACGGACGACGGCTGGTCAATGGCGAGCGGGGCGCCCGCTGGATGCCCGGTCAGTTCGGCACGCTGGCAGGCGGCGGACCCGGCTCAATATGGAAGATCGACGGCCGCACGGGCAAAGCCTCGCTGTTCGCCAACCTCTCATTCGATGACAAAGACAACGCCGGTCCCGGCCTTGGCGCCATCGCCTACGACAACGCATCGGAGCAACTGTTCGTCACCGACCTCGAGTTCGGTCTCATCCACCGGCTGGGGCTCGACGGTAGCGTGCGCGGCAGCTTCGACCACGGCGCATCCGGCCGCCCCAACGCCGATCTCGAGCCGATTGCCTACGACGCGGCGCGCCGCATGGGCATCGAGCGTCCCGAGTTCAACGTGGAGGAACCATCGACGTGGGGCTTCGCGGATGCGCGGCGCCGCGTGTTCGCTGTCACCGTCGAGGACGGCCGCGTCTACTATTCCGTCGCCAAGCCGGCACAGGTTTGGTCGGTCGGCCTCACCGCCGACGGAGGCTTCGCCGACGACGCACGCATCGAGTTCAACGTCGAGGACATGCCGGGCGACAACTTCGTCTCCGAAATTCTGTTCGACGGCCCAGGTCAACTCTTCCTGTCGCAGCGCGGCGGCCTGACCGGCAGCTACGACTATTCGATATTTGCCAAGCTCGAGAAGCCCGTCGTGCGCCGCTACATGTGGAGTGACAGCGATAAGAAGTGGTCGGAGGAGGTCGGCGAGTTCGCCGTCGGCTTCAAGACGCCGCATCGTTCGACGCTCGGCGGCATCGCCTTCAACTACGGCTACTTCGACGACGGCAAGATCGACTACGGCAAGTGCCGCGCCACGCTGTGGACCACCGGCGAGCACCTGCGCGAAAGCGACGACAAGAAGCGCGACTTGAAGGGCGGCGCCCGCATCGTGCACGGCCTGCAGGCCACCGAAAAAGGCAACATCCGGCCGCTCAACGCGCCGCCGCTCGAAACCTGGTTCGTCGACAATGACGGCCGGTTCGACGACGCCGATCTCTACAGCCGCATCGGCGACATCGCGATCTACGATCCTTGCGACACCCCGACGGTGGCCGAGCCCGCGCCGCCGGTGAGCCCCGAGCCCGTGCCGCAGCCGCAAGCCGGCATCTGGATCAAGAAGATTTGTCTGCC of the Hyphomicrobium album genome contains:
- a CDS encoding MarR family winged helix-turn-helix transcriptional regulator: MAKIRKAPGSARTAAKLKRVAAGLPKANYVALSDFRFALRRFLAFSESAAKQAGLTPQQHQALLTIKGAQDAESVSIRLLAERLLINHNTAVELVDRLVAAGLVERSRDAEDRRRARLELTAIAERRLQSLSAAHLKELQTVRPALMNLLKQLD
- a CDS encoding WecB/TagA/CpsF family glycosyltransferase; the encoded protein is MVSTCLAARATPAARSFAVFSANGQVLALSHRDRSYRALLEQADALDADGQPLVIISQLLLATPLPERAATTDLFHDAARAACVHGLRFYFLGATAENIEIAVAAISRQYPALQIAGWRNGYFREADEAAICAAIVAASTDVLWVGLGVPHQEAFVVRNRERLRGVGWIKTCGGLFDYFQPTSRRAPRWMQKAGIEWLFRVAREPRKYLWRYATTNGTALWLLLMRTR
- a CDS encoding caspase family protein; the encoded protein is MSCDRILLALIASCVLLVLPAAAEKRVALVVGNSTYKEVSPLPNPVNDANDIAAALKASGFDVVLGVDVDKRDFDSRIRSFTQLLETADVAVLFYAGHGLQVGGRNFLIPVDAKLQSERELDFDAVSLDFILKQMELGRADKTNIVFLDACRDNPFSGNLARSMGTRSASIGKGLAQAETGVGTFIAYSTQPGNVAVDGAGRNSPFTAALSKYIKESNHNLTSVMIDVRKDVLAATGGKQVPWDHSALTGEFFFKQTAAAAASRSTTDSGDPEMQSRLRTLEDEVKKKSDTEQTGNIVALAQARERLRQLSEENKADQQRIFDKQYETGGTEDSTSRTNLAMAIGKIQMQMVRRNQQAEKLREEIKALEGKLGLPPEKAQDGAEK
- a CDS encoding exopolysaccharide biosynthesis polyprenyl glycosylphosphotransferase, which produces MTTIESNRRFRTAALPAHSVVFTILALLADVLVICGAAVVSGIAYHMFTYGAVGAPGRYVIVGVSAGLIFVLPFLIRGDYGVRAYSASEPSHGRIFFVWVYAFLCLGIIGFLTKTTHIYSRGWLLIFFVVGLLSLIALNAILERVTTMLIESGRIVGRRMMLIGTPREIRECTEQIVQRHANMNLLATEILPGDLVAQVDAESLQRMITEATVRARSLSVDDVVIAIPWQRDDIIQSIVQQFADLPVSVHIGCTRILRAAPNLHISQFSHLKTITLVSAPLGPLQLLIKRGIDVGIAGTALVLLAPLFLAIGVLIKRSSPGPVFFRQRRGGYNLAEFRIWKFRTMSTLDDGEHIVQAKRDDARVTPIGRFLRRYNFDELPQLINVLQGEMSIVGPRPHALAHDKEATRKIEAYSRRLNVRPGITGWAQVNGFRGPTLTVDLMQARLEHDLYYIENWSLGFDLYILFLTLFSPRAYANSF